The Deltaproteobacteria bacterium DNA segment GTCTGCTCAAGGGTTTTGCCGGCGACCTCGCGGGCGGTCGCCGCGCGTGGGGGGGAATGAGCTCGTTGGAACTCAATTCCTGCCGCATCGGGGCTGCCAGGATTGAATACGGTTTTCCGGAGGCGGAAGCGGCGGAGACCACACCCACGGAGGCTGCTGCACAGCCCGCCGGCGGGGTGACGGGGCCGCGGGGTGACGGCAAACGCCGGAAGAAGCACCGTGGGTGATCCCGGTCGCCTGATCCGGTGGTCGTAACCATGCGAGAGACGGAAGGGAGTCTTTGGACATGAGCAAACGCAATCTTGCTGCCGCGTCGTCGACAACGATCAGGGTCCAGACGGAGAGCGACAACGTTCGGCCTTCGCCCAGCGAGGGCTTCATCTCGACCCCGTTCGTCGAGGATGTGACCGAGCGCGCGCTGACGTACCTCTCCGTGGGATACGCCGTTCACTTTTCCGGTCCCGCGGGGGTGGGCAAAACGACATTGGCCATGCACGTTGCCGCAAAACTGGGTCGACCGGTGGCGCTGATCCACGGGGACGACGAGTTCGGCAGCTCCGACCTGGTGGGGCGCGACAGTGGATATCGCAAGCGCAAGTTGGTGGACAACTATATCCATTCCGTTCTGAAAACCGAAGAGGAAATGAACACCGTCTGGGTGGACAACCGCCTCACCACAGCGTGCGAAAAGGGCTACACCCTCATTTATGATGAATTCACCCGCTCAAGACCGGAGGCCAACAACGTCCTCTTGAGCGTTCTGGCGGAGAAAATACTCAACTTGCCCGAGCTCCGCAAAACGGGAGAGGGGTATTTGGGTGTCCACCCCAAGTTCTGCGCCATCTTCACCTCCAATCCGGAGGAGTATGCGGGTACTCACAAGACCCAGGACGCGCTCATGGACCGGTTGATTACGATCAAACTGGAACACTACGACCGTGAGACGGAGGTCGGGATTGCCATGGCGAAGTCCGGAATTTCCAGGGAGGATGCGGAAACCATCGTGGACATCATCCGGGAGCTGCGAGGCGTCGGCGTCAACAACCACCGCCCCACAATCCGGGCCTCGATCGCCATTGCCAAGGTCCTCGCCAGCCGGAATGCGCACGCGCGGCTGGAAGATCCCGTTTTCAACTGGGTTTGCCGGGACGTGCTGAACCTGGAGACGGCGAAGGTCAGCCGCGGCGGGGAATCAATCATGCCGCAGAAGATCAATGAAGTAATGCTTGAGGTCTGCGGACGCCAGATCACGTCCTCGGGCAAACAGGATCCCCACCCAGTCAAGGGAAAGAGGTGATTCCATGGCTATCCCGCAGCGCACCGTGAAGGATATCCACACGAATTCCGGCAGGGTTGACCAGATCTCGCAGCCATACCGCGCGTTCATGAGGATCAGCGCGCTGGAAATGGAGAAAGCGCGGCGAGGGATGGAGAGGAAGAGCGCCATGCAGCGGATCCATCAGATTGACGCACGCTTCCGTGAAATCGGAGCGGAAAAAAAGGTGTTGCTGGAGAGGCTGAGCGAAGGGGACCAAAAAGTTTTCATGGAATCGGGGAGCGAGCCGGAAGAAGAACCCCGCCAGGCTCTCGCGGGATTCCAGATCAAGTACTAGGAGCAAGAAGATATGTTGAGCCTTCGGGGTTGTGCGCACATACGCACCATGCGGCACGCGAAAAGCTTCCGTTCGTGTCTTACGGCGGCCGGCGCAGCGATGATACGGCTCGACCAGGGGCGGATTTCCTCCGAGGAGGCAAAACGCGACTGGAGAGGAGAGTACCGGTTGTGGCTGGCCGGGCAAACCCGCGGGAGATCCGCGGAAAACAGGAGGCTGCAAGATGAAAGTTAATTGCCTTTCCTGCGGGCACAAGGTGGACCTGGACGAGGCATATGACGATTATTCAGGCCCCGTAAAATGCCTTGCCTGTGGCGCAATTCTCGAGATCGAAGCCCAGGAGGGCAAGATCAGGATTGTCAGGATCAGCGGTGCAACGTTGCCCGGCGCAAACGAAAAGTCTCAGCTTCCGTCCGGATTCATCCAGCCTGGCGGAGAGGGATCATAGATAGAGTGAGGAGGTGCAATATTATGGAAAGTGCTCCTCCGACATCGGCCCAGGCGGTGCTTGGGACCATTATGAAACTCCATGATCTCGGGTGCAGTCCCGAAGAGATTGCGACTCGTCTCCTGTCGGGGGGACTGGACACGACCGCATTTCGCGTGCAAGGGCTTGTGGAAATCGCAATCGCCTGCGTCGCGAATGGGAAGCTCGAATTCGAAAGGGTGCCGGATGGGGAAACTCCGCGTAATCAGGGGGGCTGAAATGGCCGGAGAAGAACCTGCAAAAGAGGGGCTGTACCTTTACGCCATCGCCGCCGGCCCGGACGTGCAGACCCAAGGCGCCGTCGGACTTTTCGACGGCAAGGTTTTC contains these protein-coding regions:
- the gvpN gene encoding gas vesicle protein GvpN, giving the protein MSKRNLAAASSTTIRVQTESDNVRPSPSEGFISTPFVEDVTERALTYLSVGYAVHFSGPAGVGKTTLAMHVAAKLGRPVALIHGDDEFGSSDLVGRDSGYRKRKLVDNYIHSVLKTEEEMNTVWVDNRLTTACEKGYTLIYDEFTRSRPEANNVLLSVLAEKILNLPELRKTGEGYLGVHPKFCAIFTSNPEEYAGTHKTQDALMDRLITIKLEHYDRETEVGIAMAKSGISREDAETIVDIIRELRGVGVNNHRPTIRASIAIAKVLASRNAHARLEDPVFNWVCRDVLNLETAKVSRGGESIMPQKINEVMLEVCGRQITSSGKQDPHPVKGKR